One window from the genome of Bacteroidales bacterium encodes:
- a CDS encoding carbamoyltransferase, with amino-acid sequence MNILGISAYYHDSSACVIKDGVLTAAVQEERFNRIKNCSDFPIQAINFCVQQSGISFSDIDYVAYYEQPYIKFNRILLDYIEKFPFSYLPFLKNIPYWLQDRLILPITIKKELGYTGKIFFVPHHYSHAASTFFLSPFEEAGIITADGVGEFATTCTGTGKLNTININQQINYPHSLGLLYSAFTTYLGFKANSGEGTTMALASFGNPDFVEPFKELINIADDGSYKLNLKYFSYNTGKKMYSRRLEKLLGKPRMQNEEITDRHKAIAATLQYVVEDVLLKTTRHLIKTTHHKNLCMAGGVFLNCVANQKILDIAEIDNVFIQPGAGDAGGSIGATYFAWNILLKMPRGKPLEHAYLGPVFSTTNIKAAIVKNQQTYIELKESELLDIVTSKIMEGKTVGWHQGRLEFGPRALGNRSILADARNPKMVDILNHRIKHREWFRPFAPIVKEEKVSEYFNMKNFSPFMLLAPEVIEEKRSVIPAVTHIDGTARVQTVSQKTNPLLWNLIDTFETKTGVPVIINTSFNLKGEPIVCTPEEAINDYLKSEMDCLVLGNCFLEKTN; translated from the coding sequence ATGAATATATTGGGCATTTCTGCATATTACCACGATTCTTCCGCTTGTGTAATTAAAGATGGTGTATTAACCGCAGCGGTTCAGGAAGAACGATTTAATCGAATAAAAAATTGTTCTGATTTCCCGATACAAGCAATAAACTTTTGCGTACAGCAAAGCGGAATTAGTTTCTCTGACATAGACTATGTCGCTTATTATGAACAACCCTACATTAAATTTAACCGAATACTACTTGACTATATTGAAAAGTTTCCTTTTTCATACCTTCCTTTTTTAAAAAATATTCCTTACTGGCTACAGGATAGATTAATTTTACCAATAACTATAAAAAAAGAGTTAGGATATACCGGTAAAATATTTTTTGTTCCTCATCATTATTCTCATGCTGCAAGTACTTTTTTCTTGTCACCATTTGAAGAAGCTGGGATTATTACGGCTGATGGTGTTGGTGAATTTGCAACAACCTGTACTGGAACAGGTAAATTAAACACTATAAATATAAATCAACAAATTAATTATCCTCATTCTCTTGGATTATTATACAGTGCTTTTACAACTTATCTAGGGTTTAAAGCTAACAGCGGAGAAGGGACAACAATGGCTTTGGCAAGTTTTGGGAACCCTGACTTTGTTGAACCTTTTAAAGAACTTATAAATATAGCAGATGATGGTAGTTACAAATTAAACCTAAAATATTTTTCTTACAATACTGGGAAAAAAATGTATTCCCGTCGCCTTGAAAAACTTTTAGGAAAGCCCCGTATGCAGAATGAAGAAATAACCGACCGTCATAAAGCAATTGCAGCAACATTGCAATATGTTGTTGAAGATGTACTTTTAAAAACAACCCGTCATTTAATTAAAACAACACATCATAAAAATCTTTGTATGGCAGGAGGAGTTTTTTTAAACTGCGTAGCCAACCAAAAAATTCTTGATATAGCAGAAATAGATAATGTTTTTATTCAACCGGGAGCTGGTGATGCTGGAGGATCTATTGGAGCAACATATTTTGCATGGAACATCCTTCTAAAAATGCCAAGAGGTAAGCCTCTTGAACATGCATATTTAGGCCCGGTATTTTCAACAACAAATATCAAAGCCGCTATTGTAAAAAATCAGCAAACATACATTGAACTGAAAGAATCAGAATTATTAGACATCGTTACGAGCAAGATCATGGAGGGTAAAACTGTTGGCTGGCATCAGGGTAGGCTTGAATTTGGTCCGCGAGCTTTAGGCAACCGCAGCATTTTAGCAGATGCCAGAAACCCTAAAATGGTTGATATCTTAAATCATAGAATAAAACATCGTGAATGGTTTCGTCCATTTGCTCCCATCGTAAAAGAAGAAAAGGTATCTGAGTATTTTAATATGAAAAACTTTTCTCCATTTATGCTTCTCGCCCCTGAAGTTATTGAAGAAAAAAGATCTGTTATTCCGGCCGTAACACATATTGATGGAACAGCCAGAGTGCAAACAGTTTCACAAAAAACTAATCCGTTGTTATGGAATTTAATTGACACATTTGAAACGAAAACAGGTGTCCCTGTAATTATTAACACTTCTTTCAACCTTAAGGGAGAGCCTATTGTGTGCACACCCGAAGAAGCAATAAATGATTATTTAAAATCTGAAATGGATTGCCTTGTTTTAGGTAATTGTTTTCTTGAAAAAACTAATTAA
- a CDS encoding redoxin domain-containing protein, which yields MKKIKLTLFCFFIVYSFSSAQPSITYTITGLNDCKSTLYSTHGSLHFSVDSCISSKGCINFAGNSNLSPGVYRISFMDSLFTDIIVNHEDIVMTNNIYNLIDSLKVISSEENKIYHEYWRAFADINDSIELISELGNVIYEANNHTFTPDLDSMAHKANKFSKKLDSITNSLIIKSQGLYVEKLLKAYLTPDWNEYKKRSDAKKYRNKYEFLKEHFFDNIDFSDSTLLNSEVFYVLSTKYLTEYIDAKSDSAYIKALNFILEKTTPTTPVYDYLLHLFLNTFEDESEDVFLFLVDNYLLKNTCQQTEQILKISERAEIIKKLKPENPAPDFTVNDINTKPVTLYSLQAKNILLMFWSSDCSHCEEAMPQIIEIFSRYKPLGLEIVSFAIDKNINQWKNAVTKNKMNWINVSDLLGFESPVIKTYNAYSTPTFYLIDSNKIIISRIYSPKQMNEVLERAFKN from the coding sequence TTGAAAAAAATAAAACTAACACTATTCTGTTTTTTTATCGTTTATTCTTTTTCTTCGGCACAACCTTCCATTACTTATACAATAACAGGATTAAATGATTGTAAATCTACGCTTTATTCTACACATGGGAGTTTACACTTTTCTGTCGATTCATGCATTTCAAGTAAGGGTTGTATTAATTTCGCCGGCAATAGTAATCTATCTCCCGGCGTCTACCGAATTTCTTTCATGGACAGTCTTTTTACCGATATTATCGTTAATCATGAAGATATTGTCATGACTAATAATATCTATAACCTAATAGATAGCCTGAAAGTCATATCTTCAGAAGAAAACAAAATATATCATGAATACTGGCGAGCATTCGCCGATATCAACGATAGTATTGAATTGATTTCTGAATTGGGCAATGTAATTTATGAAGCGAACAACCACACTTTCACACCCGACCTCGACAGCATGGCGCACAAGGCTAACAAATTTTCCAAAAAACTTGATAGTATAACCAATAGCCTTATTATTAAAAGCCAGGGGCTTTATGTTGAGAAACTTCTAAAAGCTTATTTGACACCCGACTGGAATGAATACAAAAAAAGAAGCGATGCAAAAAAATACAGAAATAAATATGAATTTCTGAAAGAGCATTTTTTTGATAATATTGATTTTTCTGATTCTACTTTGTTAAACTCTGAAGTATTTTATGTGTTAAGTACAAAATATCTCACCGAATATATTGATGCTAAATCTGATTCCGCTTATATAAAAGCTCTGAATTTTATTTTAGAGAAAACCACCCCCACTACTCCCGTTTACGATTACTTATTACACCTTTTTTTGAATACTTTTGAAGACGAGAGTGAAGATGTTTTTCTTTTTCTGGTTGATAATTATCTGTTAAAAAATACCTGCCAACAGACAGAACAGATTTTAAAAATCAGTGAAAGGGCTGAAATTATAAAAAAACTCAAGCCGGAAAATCCTGCTCCTGATTTTACTGTTAATGACATAAACACTAAGCCGGTAACATTATATTCACTTCAAGCAAAAAACATTTTGCTTATGTTCTGGTCTTCTGATTGTTCCCACTGTGAAGAAGCCATGCCTCAGATAATAGAAATATTTTCCCGTTATAAACCCTTAGGGCTTGAAATTGTTTCTTTTGCTATTGACAAAAATATTAACCAGTGGAAGAATGCTGTTACAAAAAATAAAATGAACTGGATTAATGTGTCGGATTTACTAGGGTTTGAAAGTCCGGTAATTAAAACGTATAATGCTTATAGCACGCCCACATTTTATCTCATTGATAGTAATAAAATTATTATTTCCCGTATTTATTCTCCTAAACAAATGAATGAAGTATTGGAAAGAGCTTTCAAAAATTAA
- a CDS encoding 3-deoxy-D-manno-octulosonic acid transferase, producing the protein MLILYNIAIYFYVGLIKLASLFHEKARKWIKGRRYWHNSLTAVIQKNNKYIWVHASSLGEFEQGRPVIETLREMHPSYKIILTFFSPSGYEVRKNYSMVDYVCYLPADTPGNASKFLDTINPSIVFFIKYEFWFNYLQVIHKKQIPVYFFSVRFRNGQYFFKRYGKWFLKKLKKINWFFVQDENSVNLLKSAGIPNVILSGDTRFDRVLGVTQHKKNFPLVDKFSHNSNTIVAGSTWPADEDMLIKIINKLDHKVKFIIAPHEIHLQRIELFCSKLDKKSLKFSEANENNIESATVLIIDSIGLLLHLYQYASFAYIGGGFGKSIHNILEAAAFGAPVVFGPQYHKFQEAHDLISLGGAHTVKNFEELEVAFTKLLNDVNHRRQCSEVCSEYVISHAGATDKIMSQIKGQLSK; encoded by the coding sequence ATGTTGATTTTATACAACATCGCTATTTATTTTTATGTTGGGCTTATCAAACTCGCATCTTTGTTTCATGAAAAAGCACGAAAATGGATAAAAGGGCGTAGATATTGGCATAATTCATTAACAGCCGTAATTCAAAAAAACAACAAATATATATGGGTTCATGCATCATCTTTAGGAGAGTTTGAACAGGGAAGGCCTGTTATTGAAACTCTAAGAGAAATGCATCCTTCCTACAAAATTATTCTGACTTTTTTTTCTCCTTCCGGCTATGAAGTACGGAAAAATTATTCCATGGTTGATTATGTTTGTTATTTACCTGCTGATACTCCCGGAAATGCTTCAAAATTTTTAGATACGATAAATCCATCCATCGTGTTTTTTATTAAGTATGAGTTTTGGTTTAATTATTTACAGGTAATTCATAAAAAACAAATACCTGTTTATTTCTTTTCGGTGAGATTCCGCAACGGACAGTATTTCTTTAAAAGGTATGGGAAATGGTTTCTGAAAAAACTGAAAAAAATAAACTGGTTTTTTGTTCAGGATGAAAACTCGGTAAATCTGTTAAAATCTGCCGGCATACCTAATGTTATATTATCGGGAGATACCCGTTTTGACAGAGTTTTGGGTGTTACACAGCATAAAAAAAATTTTCCTTTAGTTGATAAGTTTTCACATAACAGTAATACCATAGTTGCCGGTAGCACCTGGCCTGCAGACGAAGACATGCTTATAAAAATCATTAATAAGCTTGACCATAAAGTAAAGTTTATTATTGCGCCCCATGAAATTCATTTACAAAGGATAGAACTTTTCTGTTCAAAACTGGATAAGAAATCACTGAAATTCTCTGAAGCAAATGAAAATAATATTGAAAGTGCAACGGTATTAATTATTGATAGCATTGGCCTATTATTACATTTATATCAATACGCTTCATTTGCTTATATCGGTGGCGGCTTTGGGAAAAGCATTCATAACATTCTTGAGGCAGCCGCATTTGGAGCTCCTGTTGTTTTTGGCCCCCAATATCATAAGTTTCAGGAAGCCCATGATTTAATATCCCTTGGCGGTGCACATACGGTGAAAAATTTTGAAGAACTAGAAGTGGCATTTACTAAATTATTAAATGATGTTAATCATCGCAGGCAATGCTCCGAAGTTTGTTCTGAATATGTTATTTCTCATGCGGGAGCTACTGATAAAATTATGAGCCAAATTAAAGGACAGCTGAGTAAGTAA